Part of the Leifsonia soli genome is shown below.
GCGCAGGCGGTGGACGCGATCCGTGCGGTGCGCGAGCTCGCTCCGGTGATCGCCCCCGTTCTTCAGATCAGCGAGATCCGCACGGTCGCGTCAGACGACCTCTGGCTGTCGAGCGCGTACGGAACCGACGTGGTCGGATTCCACTTCACCTGGCTGCGCGACCAGGCCGGGGTGGAGGCGGTGCTGCCGGCTCTGGAAGCTGCACTGCTGCCGCTCGGCGCGCGTCCGCACTGGGGGAAGCTGTACCTCGACGAGGATGCGGTCGTACCGGGCCTCTATCCGAGACTCGACGACTTCCGTGCCCTCGCCGAGCGCTTCGACCCGGAGGGCGCCTTCCGCAATGCGTTCCTCACCCGGCTCCTCGGCAGTGTCTGACCGGGCGAGTGGGCCCGACGCGGCCGCTGTCCGTGAGGCGCTGTCGGGCCGAGCGCATCACTCGTCGTAGAGCCGCGTCACGGACCCGCCCGGGATGAGGTGCGCTTCGAGGTATTCGATCTTCGGCGCGGGACGCTCGCCCGGCGACTCGATGTGGTCGGCGATCAGGCGGGCCGCATGCTTGGCGATCTTCCGGGTCGGCTGCACGATGACGGTCAGTTTCGGCACAAGAGCCTGGGCGAGGTCACGGCTGTCGAATCCCACCACCGAGATGTCGCGGCCGATGCGCAGCCCGGAATCGTTCACGGCGGTCACAGCGCCGAGGGTGAGCTCGTAGTTCGCGGTGAAGATGCCGGTGGGCCGCGGCCACAGGGCGAGGAGCTCCTGAGCGGCTCGGTAGCCCGCTTCGACCGTCAGCGGAACGAGACGCTCCATCGCCGGATCGAGGGGGACGCCGTTGGAGGTGAGCGCGCGCTCGAAGCCCTCGGTGCGCAGACGCATCGAGGAGATCACCGGTTCGCCGCCGACGAATCCGATACGGCGGTGGCCGTGGTCGAGGAGGTGCTGGGCGCCGAGCGCCCCGGCCGCAGCATTGTCGATGAAGACGCCGTCGGCGTGGACGTCGTCGATGTACCAGTCCACCATCACAACCGGCACTCGCGCGGCGGCGGCCCGCAGTGCGGGCACATCGTGGGGCGGGGTGACCGCGACGATTCCGTCCACCATGCGGTCCATCAGCAGGTTGACGGGATCTTCGCTCGGATCGGGGCTGGCCGCAACGATGACGCTGATCCCACGCGGGCGGAGGGCCTCCTCGACACCCGCGATGATCGACAGGTGGAAGTCGTTGTCGAGTGCCGGCAGCAGCACTCCGACCGTCCGCGAGCGTCGCGAACGCAGCGTGCGGGCGAACTGATTGGGCCGGAAGTCGAGTTCACGCGCCGCCGCTTCGATGGCTTCGCGGTTGGCCTCCAGAACGTTTCGGCCGTTGTAGTACTTGGAGATCGTTGCGAGCGAGAGCCCTGTCGCCCGCTGGATGTCCTTGTATGTCGTCACAGCCCCGTCTTTCTGGTGTTTCCGCCTACAGCCTTCCCGTTGCCGCTGTCCCGCGTGCGCTCAGCATAATCCAGCGCCAGCGGGGCGCGAATCGTTTCGGCCTAAAGGGTGCCGATGTCGTCTACATCTCACGCGAATCGGACGGGCGGGATTCCATCGCCCAGGCGGCCCGCTTGACGGAGCCACTCCACCGACTCCGCCACGGCGGCGAGCGACGAGTACGCCGGTGCGTAGCCCAGCACTCGGCGCCCCTTCTCGATGCTCATGGCGTGGCTGCGGGCGATGTGCTGATAGGCCGAGTCGCGGTGCTCCACGGGGAGAGAGGCGCTGAACTCCTCGAAAGGCGCGAAGCGCAGCGTGGCTTCGCGCCCGAACCATCGGGCCGCCTCCTCCGCGAATCCACGCAGCGTGAGCGCGCGCTCGGAGACGGCGTGGAATGCCTCCCCGTTCGCTTCGTCCGGATGTTCGAGGCAGAGTCGGATGAGCTGCGCGACGTCGTCCGCGTGCACGTGATGCACGGTCTCGAGCCCGAATCCCGGCAGCAAGAGCTCACGCCCGCTCGCCAGGCTGCGCCAGACGTCGAGGTCGGTAGTGCCCTGCGGGGTGACGATGGGCCAGCCGGGCCCGGAGATGTGACCCGGGTGCACGATGGCCACCGGGAGCCCCTTCTCGCGCCGCGATTCAGCCAGCAGCAGACGCTCGATCGCCTCCTTCTGGATGCCGTACTCGCCCCAGGGCCGTTTGGCGGCGTCCTCGGAAGCCGGAACCTCGGTGAGGGTGCCATGCGTCCAGATCGTTCCGACGTGCACGAGCTGACCTACTTGTCCGCGGAGGGCGTCGGCGAGCTGCCGGGCGGACTCCGGCGTGAAGCAGATCAGGTCCACGACAGCGTCTGCCCCGAGCTCGGCGACACGAGAACCGAAGGTGCCGGCGGCATCCTCAACCGCGCGGTCCGCGACCACGCGTTCGACGCTCTCCCAGGCGGGATGCTGGCGATACGGGGTCGACGTTCCGCGGGTGATCGCGACAACCTCGTGCCCGTCCGCCACGAGGCGCGGCACGAGATAGCCACCGACGTGGCCCGTTGCTCCGATGACGACGATTCGCATGTGTGGTCTCTTTTCCGGTGGATGCCAGGGGTGCGGAGATCGCCTCGCTCAGTGGAACGCGGCAGCGCC
Proteins encoded:
- a CDS encoding NAD-dependent epimerase/dehydratase family protein, giving the protein MRIVVIGATGHVGGYLVPRLVADGHEVVAITRGTSTPYRQHPAWESVERVVADRAVEDAAGTFGSRVAELGADAVVDLICFTPESARQLADALRGQVGQLVHVGTIWTHGTLTEVPASEDAAKRPWGEYGIQKEAIERLLLAESRREKGLPVAIVHPGHISGPGWPIVTPQGTTDLDVWRSLASGRELLLPGFGLETVHHVHADDVAQLIRLCLEHPDEANGEAFHAVSERALTLRGFAEEAARWFGREATLRFAPFEEFSASLPVEHRDSAYQHIARSHAMSIEKGRRVLGYAPAYSSLAAVAESVEWLRQAGRLGDGIPPVRFA
- a CDS encoding substrate-binding domain-containing protein; its protein translation is MTTYKDIQRATGLSLATISKYYNGRNVLEANREAIEAAARELDFRPNQFARTLRSRRSRTVGVLLPALDNDFHLSIIAGVEEALRPRGISVIVAASPDPSEDPVNLLMDRMVDGIVAVTPPHDVPALRAAAARVPVVMVDWYIDDVHADGVFIDNAAAGALGAQHLLDHGHRRIGFVGGEPVISSMRLRTEGFERALTSNGVPLDPAMERLVPLTVEAGYRAAQELLALWPRPTGIFTANYELTLGAVTAVNDSGLRIGRDISVVGFDSRDLAQALVPKLTVIVQPTRKIAKHAARLIADHIESPGERPAPKIEYLEAHLIPGGSVTRLYDE